In Salinigranum marinum, one DNA window encodes the following:
- a CDS encoding MFS transporter, which produces MAFLVNLARVVFAPLVGQFIVVFDVGEATAGTIATLVWLGSALPRLPAGWLLTRVPRHRVVLGTGVVLTVASLFTAAADTVVTVGAGALLMGLSSGVYFVAANPLVSELYPERVGRAMGTHGTASQIAAVAAAPLVTLALVVSWRVVFVGTGVVAFLVTLALVVTARRTDLPDAGVADRDLLAGIRREWRLIAVGVVILGVTGFVWQGLFNFYELYMRTKGLSPTMAKNTLTVVFAAGVPAFVVSGRLADRLPHVPYLLGVVAAFAGSVFLLTRTTGLLALLVVTAVVGYVIHSLFPAMDTFLLDTLPDETRGSAYAAYSGAMMLTQAGGSSAVGTLVEGGLAYDAVFSTFAVGLGAVVAVLGALRLAGLLPGTARGRAAESVSSDPE; this is translated from the coding sequence ATGGCGTTCTTAGTGAACCTCGCACGCGTCGTCTTCGCCCCGCTCGTCGGGCAGTTCATCGTCGTCTTCGACGTCGGCGAGGCCACGGCAGGGACCATCGCGACTCTCGTCTGGCTCGGGAGCGCCCTCCCGCGACTCCCGGCGGGGTGGCTGCTCACCCGCGTCCCCAGACACCGCGTCGTCCTCGGGACGGGGGTCGTACTCACCGTCGCGTCGCTGTTCACCGCCGCGGCGGACACGGTCGTCACCGTCGGTGCCGGTGCGCTCCTGATGGGGCTCTCGTCGGGCGTCTACTTCGTCGCCGCCAACCCGCTCGTGAGCGAACTGTACCCCGAACGGGTGGGCCGCGCGATGGGAACGCACGGCACGGCGTCGCAGATCGCCGCCGTCGCCGCTGCCCCGCTCGTGACGCTCGCCCTCGTCGTCTCGTGGCGCGTCGTCTTCGTCGGCACCGGCGTCGTGGCCTTCCTCGTCACGCTCGCCCTCGTCGTGACCGCACGCCGGACCGACCTCCCGGACGCCGGCGTCGCGGACCGGGACCTCCTGGCCGGCATCAGACGCGAGTGGCGACTCATCGCCGTCGGCGTCGTGATCCTGGGCGTGACCGGCTTCGTCTGGCAGGGGCTGTTCAACTTCTACGAACTCTACATGCGGACGAAGGGCCTCTCGCCCACGATGGCGAAGAACACGCTCACCGTCGTGTTCGCCGCGGGCGTGCCCGCGTTCGTCGTCTCCGGACGGCTCGCCGACCGCCTCCCGCACGTGCCGTATCTGCTCGGCGTCGTCGCCGCGTTCGCCGGGAGCGTCTTCCTCCTCACAAGAACCACCGGACTCCTCGCCCTCCTCGTCGTCACGGCCGTCGTGGGCTACGTCATCCACAGCCTGTTCCCCGCGATGGACACCTTCCTGCTCGACACGCTCCCCGACGAGACGCGCGGGAGCGCCTACGCCGCGTACTCCGGGGCGATGATGCTCACGCAGGCCGGCGGCTCCAGCGCTGTCGGGACGCTCGTCGAGGGCGGTCTCGCGTACGACGCCGTGTTCTCGACGTTCGCGGTCGGCCTCGGGGCGGTGGTCGCGGTGCTCGGCGCGCTCCGACTCGCCGGGCTGCTCCCGGGAACCGCCCGCGGGAGAGCCGCCGAGTCGGTGTCGAGCGATCCCGAGTGA
- a CDS encoding glycosyl transferase family 2 codes for MEYVQERVTTLHDLGGATPDAPVDRAAVVVPMTEREYAGLAAERVLSTLERIAPGRVVVPLRASASRVDAFAEWLADYDLPLTLLWCDGPGVETLLRDGGLAGERGKGRDVWLALGAALAGDEEYVVFHDADTKTYDRTYVPRLLFPLARGHSFSKGYYARVENRRLYGRLFRLFYAPLVRALAADHDAAVLDYLASFRYALAGEFAATRDLAARLRMQRSWGLEVGTLGDAFAHVGFDGSAQVDLGAYEHDHRAVSGPTGLSDMSRQVGMALFAVVEAEGVHPAYETLPARYRETARRFVRAYGADAAFNGLDYPVDEERSQVDRYAEAIVPPAGDDRLPAWADAPIDPDEVCERAAADLREVRE; via the coding sequence ATGGAGTACGTCCAAGAGCGTGTCACGACGCTCCACGACCTCGGCGGGGCGACGCCCGACGCCCCGGTCGATCGCGCCGCGGTGGTCGTGCCGATGACGGAACGCGAGTACGCCGGCCTCGCCGCCGAACGCGTCCTCTCGACGCTCGAGCGGATCGCCCCCGGCCGCGTCGTCGTTCCGCTCCGAGCGTCCGCCTCGCGGGTCGACGCGTTCGCCGAGTGGCTCGCCGACTACGACCTCCCGCTCACACTCCTGTGGTGTGACGGCCCGGGCGTCGAGACGCTCCTCCGCGACGGGGGCCTCGCCGGCGAGCGCGGCAAGGGACGCGACGTGTGGCTCGCGCTCGGAGCCGCCCTCGCCGGCGACGAGGAGTACGTCGTCTTCCACGACGCCGACACCAAGACGTACGACCGGACGTACGTCCCCCGACTGCTGTTCCCGCTCGCGCGGGGGCACTCGTTCTCGAAGGGCTACTACGCACGGGTGGAGAACCGCCGGCTGTACGGCCGGCTGTTTCGGCTGTTCTACGCGCCGCTCGTCCGCGCGCTCGCCGCCGACCACGACGCAGCGGTCCTCGACTACCTGGCCTCGTTCCGCTACGCCCTCGCCGGGGAGTTCGCCGCGACGCGCGACCTCGCCGCCCGGCTCCGGATGCAGCGGTCGTGGGGGCTCGAAGTCGGGACGCTCGGCGACGCGTTCGCCCACGTCGGCTTCGACGGGAGCGCACAGGTCGACCTCGGCGCGTACGAACACGACCACCGCGCCGTCTCTGGGCCCACGGGCCTGTCGGACATGTCCCGACAGGTCGGGATGGCGCTGTTCGCCGTGGTCGAAGCTGAGGGGGTCCACCCCGCCTACGAGACCCTTCCGGCGCGGTACCGCGAGACGGCCCGCCGGTTCGTCCGCGCATACGGAGCGGACGCGGCGTTCAACGGGCTCGACTACCCGGTCGACGAGGAGCGCTCACAGGTCGACCGGTACGCCGAAGCCATCGTCCCCCCCGCCGGAGACGACCGCCTGCCGGCGTGGGCCGACGCGCCGATCGACCCCGACGAGGTGTGCGAACGCGCCGCGGCCGACCTCCGGGAGGTCCGCGAGTGA
- a CDS encoding DUF7286 family protein: MRARGGVDGVVATRAIGGPDALDRTGTVTGARPDDLDAWVSADLMALRGEVRNVSVAVRMGDAATGRSNPAARLATALDDRRATLRAAENATGPDTPVTRDERERLEADVGKALNAIEARTHVVLARETSLDSDERHDAIDTALGQWSRPSTTALAVTNGSYVPAVVDAAGVEGRAADRLRVHLRVAVAEARASPETRVAYAPVNDTASAVRRVSTTALTAAAGSVVANGTDRLADRYEDDVVVLPAGLPLLPTPTNWYVTVNVWDVDVRGHYSRFAVRTNRGTPGETVTYVRDGGRAELDIDGDGNTEPLGHADRIDFSVRTVVLVAVPPGRTGVGDVDGQTEETSPGWEE; encoded by the coding sequence ATTCGAGCGCGCGGCGGCGTCGACGGCGTCGTCGCGACGCGTGCGATCGGCGGCCCCGACGCGCTCGACCGGACCGGCACGGTCACCGGTGCCCGGCCGGACGACCTCGACGCGTGGGTGTCGGCCGACCTCATGGCCCTCCGCGGCGAAGTTCGAAACGTCTCCGTCGCCGTCCGGATGGGCGACGCCGCCACGGGGCGGTCGAACCCGGCCGCTCGACTCGCGACGGCGCTCGACGACCGGCGCGCGACGCTCCGTGCGGCCGAGAACGCCACCGGCCCGGACACGCCCGTGACGCGGGACGAGCGAGAGCGGCTCGAAGCGGATGTCGGCAAGGCGCTGAACGCGATCGAAGCCAGAACGCACGTCGTCCTCGCGCGCGAGACGTCGCTCGACTCCGACGAGCGCCACGACGCCATCGACACCGCGCTCGGGCAGTGGAGCCGACCCTCGACGACGGCGCTGGCCGTCACGAACGGCTCGTACGTGCCGGCGGTCGTCGACGCCGCCGGCGTCGAGGGCCGAGCGGCCGACCGCCTCCGGGTTCACCTCCGCGTCGCCGTCGCCGAGGCGCGTGCCTCCCCGGAGACGCGCGTCGCGTACGCCCCGGTCAACGACACCGCAAGCGCGGTCCGTCGCGTCTCGACGACCGCCCTGACCGCGGCGGCCGGGAGCGTGGTCGCGAACGGGACGGACCGACTCGCCGACCGCTACGAGGACGACGTCGTCGTCCTCCCCGCGGGGCTCCCGCTCCTCCCGACGCCGACGAACTGGTACGTCACGGTGAACGTCTGGGACGTCGATGTCCGGGGGCACTACTCGCGGTTCGCCGTCCGGACGAACCGGGGAACGCCCGGCGAGACGGTCACGTACGTCCGCGACGGCGGCCGGGCCGAACTCGATATCGACGGGGACGGGAACACGGAACCGCTCGGACACGCCGACCGCATCGACTTCTCGGTCCGGACCGTGGTCCTCGTGGCCGTCCCGCCGGGGCGGACGGGTGTCGGTGACGTCGACGGGCAGACCGAGGAGACGTCGCCGGGGTGGGAGGAGTGA
- a CDS encoding HVO_0758 family zinc finger protein, with amino-acid sequence MKSTRKGLRDGELSKDNYERLNCVECEKTLKKKNDPDEVFSVRTCPECGRQWKELR; translated from the coding sequence ATGAAATCGACACGGAAGGGACTTCGTGACGGCGAACTGTCCAAGGACAACTACGAGCGGCTCAACTGTGTCGAGTGCGAGAAGACGCTGAAGAAGAAGAACGACCCCGACGAAGTGTTCTCCGTCCGAACCTGTCCTGAGTGCGGCCGACAGTGGAAAGAGCTGAGATAA
- a CDS encoding DHH family phosphoesterase codes for MPPRTDAVVFVPDAGSALDEAESFVRMYPELAAAVVLAAVALVGGTYALLRFKRPTGTRFLETIESRDEVAVLMHPNPDPDAMAAAIGVACLARQVDTAVTLQYTGQIRHQENRAFRTVLDIEMADIDHVSELAAEAVVLVDHNEPRGFAGAEGILPFAVVDHHPGDGTGEAFTDVRTDYGACSSIIAEYFRDVGATPVPPDMHASEVAAEYTLPSDVSTGLLYGILTDTNRLTAGCSAPDFSAAAYLYPGVDEDLLNRIANPEVSKEVLEAKARAIAGKQVRGPFLVSDIGALSNLDAIPQAADELIKMEGVTATVVVGEKSGNIYLSGRSRDDRVHMGRTLEAALADVPGSSAGGHARMGGAQITQNDGVVDTDGGLRVEREALVERLFDSMSGET; via the coding sequence ATGCCGCCACGGACGGACGCCGTCGTCTTCGTCCCCGACGCCGGTTCGGCGCTCGACGAGGCCGAGTCGTTCGTGCGGATGTATCCGGAACTCGCCGCGGCCGTCGTCCTCGCGGCCGTCGCGCTCGTCGGTGGCACGTACGCCCTCCTGCGATTCAAGCGACCGACGGGGACGCGATTCTTGGAGACGATCGAGAGCCGAGACGAGGTCGCGGTGTTGATGCACCCGAACCCCGATCCCGACGCGATGGCCGCGGCCATCGGCGTCGCGTGCCTCGCGCGCCAGGTCGACACGGCGGTGACGCTCCAGTACACGGGACAGATCCGCCACCAGGAGAACCGTGCCTTTCGGACGGTACTCGACATCGAGATGGCCGACATCGACCACGTCTCCGAACTCGCCGCCGAGGCGGTCGTCCTCGTCGACCACAACGAGCCACGGGGCTTCGCCGGCGCCGAGGGGATCCTCCCCTTTGCCGTCGTCGACCACCACCCCGGTGACGGCACGGGCGAGGCGTTCACCGACGTCCGTACGGACTACGGGGCCTGTTCGAGCATCATCGCCGAGTACTTCCGCGACGTGGGCGCGACGCCCGTCCCGCCCGACATGCACGCATCGGAGGTCGCCGCCGAGTACACGCTCCCCTCGGACGTCTCGACGGGGCTCCTCTATGGGATCCTCACCGACACCAACCGGCTCACCGCGGGCTGTTCGGCCCCGGACTTCTCGGCGGCGGCGTACCTCTACCCGGGGGTCGACGAGGACCTCCTCAACCGGATCGCCAACCCCGAGGTGTCGAAGGAGGTGCTGGAGGCGAAAGCGCGCGCCATCGCCGGCAAGCAGGTGCGCGGCCCGTTCCTCGTCAGCGACATCGGCGCGCTGTCGAACCTGGACGCGATCCCGCAGGCCGCGGACGAACTCATCAAGATGGAGGGGGTGACGGCCACGGTGGTCGTCGGCGAGAAGAGCGGGAACATCTACCTCTCGGGGCGATCGCGGGACGACCGGGTCCACATGGGCCGGACGCTGGAGGCGGCGCTGGCTGACGTCCCCGGGTCGTCGGCGGGCGGTCACGCGCGGATGGGCGGCGCGCAGATCACGCAGAACGACGGCGTCGTCGACACCGACGGCGGCCTCCGCGTCGAGCGCGAGGCGCTCGTCGAGCGCCTGTTCGACTCGATGTCCGGCGAGACGTGA
- a CDS encoding SDR family oxidoreductase, whose amino-acid sequence MKTVVLGCGYVGLALGRQLDDRGHDVVGVRRSDEGLDAVAEAGLDPVRADVTDPESLSAVPDADWLVFAASSGGRGAGAARQVFVDGLQNAVDEFAGRDAPPERLVYTSSTGVYGDHGGDWVDEETPLEPTTEKTRVLAEAEAVALSAPMPSAVTRFAGLYGPDRYRLERYLDGPVTEGYLNMVHREDAAGAVVFALEHDVDGVLLVVDDEPVSKWEFADWLADACGVDRPPKRTKDERLADGDLSEAARRRILTSKRCSNRRLRELGYGFDFPTFREGYRAAIDAYRAEH is encoded by the coding sequence ATGAAAACTGTCGTGCTCGGCTGTGGCTACGTCGGTCTCGCACTCGGCCGCCAGCTTGACGACCGCGGCCACGACGTCGTCGGGGTCCGCCGCTCCGACGAGGGCCTCGACGCCGTCGCCGAGGCGGGGCTCGACCCTGTCCGCGCGGACGTCACCGATCCCGAGTCGCTCTCGGCCGTTCCCGACGCCGACTGGCTGGTCTTCGCGGCGAGTTCCGGGGGCCGGGGAGCCGGCGCTGCCCGCCAGGTGTTCGTCGACGGGCTGCAGAACGCGGTCGACGAGTTCGCCGGCCGCGACGCCCCACCGGAGCGGCTGGTGTACACCTCGTCGACGGGCGTCTACGGCGACCACGGCGGCGACTGGGTCGACGAGGAGACGCCGCTGGAGCCGACGACGGAGAAGACGCGCGTCCTAGCCGAGGCCGAGGCGGTGGCGCTCTCGGCACCGATGCCGTCGGCCGTCACGCGCTTCGCCGGGCTCTACGGCCCGGACCGGTACCGACTCGAACGCTACCTCGACGGGCCGGTGACCGAGGGCTACCTCAACATGGTTCATCGGGAGGACGCCGCCGGCGCGGTCGTGTTCGCCCTCGAACACGACGTCGACGGCGTCCTGCTCGTCGTCGACGACGAACCCGTCTCGAAGTGGGAGTTCGCTGACTGGCTCGCCGACGCCTGCGGGGTCGACCGCCCGCCGAAGCGGACGAAAGACGAGCGGCTCGCCGACGGCGACCTGTCGGAGGCCGCCCGGCGGCGGATCCTGACGAGCAAGCGCTGTTCGAACCGACGGCTCCGGGAGCTCGGCTACGGGTTCGACTTCCCGACGTTCCGCGAGGGGTACCGGGCCGCGATCGACGCCTACCGTGCGGAACACTGA
- a CDS encoding aldo/keto reductase, producing MATGEGTWRYRDRFGDSFGRTYFRRFGPGVVSSIGIGTYLGDPTDAVDDRYYAALVAALEHGVNLVDTAINYRCQRSERVVGRALSDADVDRDEVVVATKGGFVPFDGAHPADPADYVRREFLDTGLASPADLARGSHCLTPAFVDAMLDRSLSNLGLDQIDLYYLHNPETQLAARSRDEVYDLLERSFTRLEERRATGDVGAYGVATWTAFRVPPAHDQYLSLAEVVARAEAAADAAGASESGLAAIQLPFNVTMADAFTVAAHGDGHRGSDGDGDEDGRQSALRYAHERGLDVFTSASIGQGDLARSIPAAVDAELAGDTPAQRALNFARSAPGVTAALVGASRTDHVAENVAAGTFDPLGARAFDAVFE from the coding sequence ATGGCCACCGGCGAAGGAACCTGGCGCTACCGCGACCGCTTTGGCGACAGCTTCGGCCGCACCTACTTCCGCCGGTTCGGGCCCGGCGTCGTCTCCTCGATCGGCATCGGCACCTACCTCGGCGACCCCACCGACGCCGTCGACGACCGCTACTACGCGGCGCTCGTCGCGGCACTCGAACACGGCGTCAACCTCGTCGACACCGCGATCAACTACCGCTGTCAGCGCTCGGAACGCGTCGTCGGCCGGGCGCTTTCGGACGCCGACGTCGACCGCGACGAGGTCGTCGTCGCCACGAAGGGCGGGTTCGTCCCGTTCGACGGCGCGCACCCGGCCGACCCCGCCGACTACGTCCGCCGGGAGTTCCTCGACACGGGGCTCGCCTCGCCCGCGGACCTTGCCCGCGGGAGCCACTGTCTGACCCCCGCGTTCGTCGACGCGATGCTCGACCGCTCGCTGTCGAACCTCGGGCTCGACCAGATCGACCTCTACTACCTGCACAACCCCGAGACGCAACTGGCCGCCCGCTCTCGCGACGAGGTGTACGACCTGCTCGAACGGAGCTTCACGCGCTTAGAGGAGCGACGGGCGACGGGCGACGTCGGCGCGTACGGCGTCGCGACGTGGACCGCGTTCCGGGTGCCGCCCGCCCACGACCAGTACCTCTCGCTCGCGGAGGTCGTCGCCCGCGCGGAGGCCGCCGCCGACGCCGCCGGCGCGTCCGAGTCGGGGCTCGCGGCGATCCAGCTCCCGTTCAACGTGACGATGGCCGACGCGTTCACCGTCGCGGCACACGGTGATGGACACCGCGGCAGTGACGGCGATGGCGACGAGGACGGACGGCAGAGCGCGCTCCGGTACGCCCACGAGCGGGGGCTCGACGTGTTCACGTCGGCGAGCATCGGCCAGGGGGACCTCGCGCGGTCGATCCCTGCGGCGGTCGACGCCGAACTCGCCGGTGACACGCCGGCCCAGCGCGCGCTCAACTTCGCGCGGTCGGCACCCGGGGTGACGGCGGCGCTCGTCGGTGCCTCCCGGACGGATCACGTCGCGGAGAACGTCGCCGCGGGGACGTTCGATCCGCTCGGGGCGCGGGCGTTCGATGCGGTGTTCGAGTAG
- a CDS encoding DUF5791 family protein, whose amino-acid sequence MLYDVVDDPASRAAPELRAAYERALADVVDAHGVARVATDAGVDEARLEALAADDEVTLSVEEAMAVLAVDADRDAETMTLELRDRLLMGMTTGVLDVDTLAAETGLDISGQEVQQSLEGRRTTTLAELAAIHRVIAVRNE is encoded by the coding sequence ATGCTCTACGACGTGGTCGACGACCCGGCGTCGCGCGCGGCCCCCGAACTCCGGGCTGCGTACGAGCGAGCGCTCGCGGACGTCGTCGACGCACACGGCGTCGCGCGTGTCGCGACCGACGCTGGCGTCGACGAGGCGCGCCTCGAAGCGCTCGCCGCGGACGACGAAGTCACGCTGAGCGTCGAGGAGGCGATGGCCGTCCTCGCGGTCGACGCCGACCGTGACGCCGAGACGATGACGCTCGAACTCCGCGACCGACTCCTGATGGGGATGACGACCGGGGTGCTCGACGTCGACACGCTCGCCGCCGAGACGGGCCTCGACATCTCCGGCCAGGAGGTCCAGCAGTCGCTCGAGGGCCGTCGGACGACGACGCTCGCGGAACTCGCGGCCATCCACCGCGTCATCGCCGTCCGGAACGAGTAG
- a CDS encoding DUF7109 family protein — translation MFGALAREELTQALVELAYRQRGDAAADESAVASAVDAAVASAVDRYFLVEYTPADGADGDEAPDPEPLVTVGPVAFPALPAAADDLPHILDYPTRSVSRGALARSVEGRLRGDAARAVAAENDARIEHLLDVTYDLEAWAPVDVAEIRERLDDARSASDPETG, via the coding sequence ATGTTCGGCGCGCTCGCCCGCGAGGAACTGACGCAGGCGCTGGTCGAACTCGCCTACCGCCAGCGCGGCGACGCCGCCGCCGACGAGTCGGCGGTCGCGTCCGCGGTCGACGCCGCCGTCGCGTCGGCCGTCGACCGCTACTTCCTCGTCGAGTACACGCCGGCCGACGGCGCGGACGGGGACGAAGCGCCCGACCCGGAACCGCTGGTGACCGTCGGCCCCGTCGCCTTCCCGGCGCTCCCCGCGGCGGCCGACGACCTCCCGCACATCCTCGACTACCCGACGCGGTCGGTCTCGCGGGGGGCGCTCGCGCGGTCGGTCGAGGGGCGACTGCGCGGCGACGCCGCTCGGGCGGTCGCCGCCGAGAACGACGCCCGGATCGAGCACCTACTGGACGTGACGTACGATCTGGAGGCGTGGGCACCGGTCGACGTCGCCGAGATCCGCGAGCGGCTCGACGACGCGCGCTCGGCGTCGGACCCGGAGACGGGCTGA
- a CDS encoding DUF7285 family protein produces the protein MAVTDGHTDLTSVADATDVATRLDAVERRLDDVETRLGEMEAATQALRGYLGGVDGVSDAVERRADLALAKAEAVEDAVFDGRDGLAVERLPDADAPAPGADTAADPVDGADPAADTVNSVDADRDGNPRPRTGGPNVNPSSRAAAEGARRRAQVEPLAALAALFAVCVGLSVYALVLADAGRPTDRGLAEPALAAVDDAVSVSGVAHPARLDRAVDARPSGTRLNVTLTTDSRAWAVGPTPAVHGDRATRRVSVRLGPGRVRVGRLRVVVWR, from the coding sequence GTGGCGGTGACGGACGGCCACACGGACCTCACGAGCGTCGCCGACGCGACCGACGTCGCGACCCGACTCGACGCGGTCGAACGCCGCCTCGACGATGTGGAGACGCGGCTCGGAGAGATGGAGGCGGCCACGCAGGCGCTCCGCGGCTACCTCGGCGGCGTCGACGGGGTTTCGGACGCGGTCGAACGCCGCGCGGACCTCGCACTGGCGAAGGCCGAAGCCGTCGAAGACGCGGTGTTCGACGGGCGCGACGGGCTCGCCGTCGAGCGACTCCCGGACGCGGATGCGCCGGCGCCGGGAGCCGACACCGCCGCCGACCCGGTCGACGGAGCCGACCCCGCAGCTGACACGGTCAACAGCGTCGACGCCGACCGAGACGGAAACCCACGACCGCGGACAGGAGGCCCGAACGTGAACCCGAGCAGTCGAGCCGCCGCCGAGGGCGCTCGGCGTCGTGCACAGGTGGAGCCGCTGGCGGCGCTCGCGGCGCTGTTCGCGGTCTGCGTGGGGCTGTCCGTCTACGCGCTCGTCCTGGCCGACGCGGGGCGTCCGACCGACCGCGGCCTGGCAGAGCCGGCGCTCGCGGCCGTCGACGACGCCGTCTCCGTCAGCGGCGTCGCACACCCCGCGCGTCTCGATCGGGCGGTCGACGCCCGTCCGTCGGGCACCCGGCTCAACGTCACGCTCACGACCGACAGCCGGGCGTGGGCGGTCGGCCCGACGCCGGCCGTCCACGGCGACCGCGCCACGCGGCGCGTGAGCGTCCGTCTCGGACCGGGCCGCGTCCGCGTTGGCCGCCTACGCGTGGTGGTGTGGCGATGA
- a CDS encoding tubulin/FtsZ family protein — MKSALIGVGQAGGKLVSALHAFDAAESHGAVRRAYAVNTATADLQSLPSGIETLLVGQSRVSGHGVGGDNELGAQVMREDATEVLDAVTITSEIDAIFVVAGLGGGTGSGGAPVLAQELKRVYDRPVYGIGVLPGRDEGAMYQVNAGRSLKTLAREADSVVLVDNDAFRQAGESLGGGFDRINEAIATRLGLLLAAGETTGDGVAESVVDSSELINTLRNGQLAAVGYADAVAAPDAEENVNVVTSITRRAVLTGTSVPDAETADAALVVVAGRPAAIPRKGVERARRWVEDETGSMQVRGGDFPLASDSLASLVLLSGVERTERLRAFFERAREAQAEPADPVGTADDAAAGWAVDELDDL; from the coding sequence ATGAAGTCCGCCCTGATCGGTGTGGGCCAGGCCGGCGGCAAACTCGTCAGCGCCCTCCACGCGTTCGACGCTGCCGAGAGCCACGGTGCCGTCCGCCGTGCCTACGCAGTCAACACCGCCACAGCCGACCTCCAGTCGCTCCCCAGCGGGATCGAGACCCTCCTCGTCGGACAGTCACGCGTCTCCGGCCACGGGGTCGGTGGCGACAACGAACTCGGCGCGCAGGTGATGCGCGAGGACGCGACCGAGGTGCTCGACGCCGTCACGATCACCTCGGAGATCGACGCGATCTTCGTCGTCGCGGGGCTCGGCGGCGGCACCGGCTCCGGCGGCGCGCCGGTGCTCGCCCAGGAACTCAAGCGGGTGTACGACCGCCCCGTCTACGGCATCGGTGTCCTCCCGGGGCGCGACGAGGGGGCGATGTACCAGGTGAACGCGGGCCGATCGCTGAAGACGCTAGCGCGGGAGGCCGACTCGGTCGTCCTCGTCGACAACGACGCGTTCCGGCAGGCGGGCGAGAGCCTCGGCGGGGGGTTCGACCGCATCAACGAGGCCATCGCCACACGGCTGGGACTCCTGCTGGCGGCGGGCGAGACGACGGGCGACGGCGTCGCGGAGTCGGTCGTCGACTCGTCGGAGCTCATCAACACGCTGCGGAACGGCCAACTCGCCGCGGTCGGCTACGCGGACGCGGTGGCCGCACCCGACGCCGAGGAGAATGTCAACGTCGTGACGAGCATCACCCGGCGGGCGGTGCTGACGGGGACGAGCGTTCCCGACGCGGAGACGGCCGACGCGGCGCTCGTGGTCGTGGCGGGTCGCCCGGCGGCGATCCCGAGAAAAGGCGTCGAGCGGGCGCGCCGCTGGGTCGAAGACGAGACCGGCAGTATGCAGGTCCGCGGCGGCGACTTCCCGCTCGCCTCCGACTCGCTCGCGTCGCTCGTCCTTTTGAGCGGCGTCGAGCGGACCGAGCGCCTCCGGGCGTTCTTCGAGCGCGCACGCGAGGCACAGGCCGAACCCGCCGACCCGGTCGGGACGGCCGACGACGCCGCGGCGGGCTGGGCCGTCGACGAACTCGACGACCTGTAA